The region TCCTTATCGGTCGCGGTGGTTCCGGAGACGTAAATATGGTTGCCGATACGGACTGCGCGCGAGTAACCGACCAGGGGCTCCCAGGGCGTCCCCGACGAAATGTTTTGCCGCGCCATGCGGACCTCCTTGCCCGTCCATACTGACTGCGGCGATGCACTACAACACGGCTACTTGGCCGTGAACTCTACCCACGCGCGCGTCTTCTCCCAGTCCAGGCGCAGCGTGGCGCCATCCTTGCCTTTTTCCATGAAGGAGATGGTGAACTGCTCGATGGGAATCTCGATCGGTTCGGTCTTCATGTCCACGCGGGCCAGGTCCTGCTTGACGTCGTAGTCTCTGCCCCACTGGCCGGTCTGCTTGTTGATGATGAGCATCCAGCCCTTTTCGCCGGGGATGGTGAAGAGCGTGTACGTGCCCTTGGGGACGGAGACGCCGCCGATGGAGAGGTCGGCTTCCGTGATCAGCTCCGTGGCCTCGTTCGCGCCGGTACGCCACACCTCGCCATAGGGAACCAGGCCTCCGTAGATCTTGCGTACGGCTCCGGTCTTGGGGTCCTTGATCTTCGGCCGGCTGTAGTTGATGGTGATCTTCTTTCCCGCAATCGTGATTTCGGCCGTGCCCGGCGGTGAGGGGCGCTTGCTCTTGTCTTCCTGCTGGGCCAGAAGGATCGAGGAGA is a window of Terriglobales bacterium DNA encoding:
- a CDS encoding DUF2911 domain-containing protein, whose product is MRRFLASLFTFVLFSSILLAQQEDKSKRPSPPGTAEITIAGKKITINYSRPKIKDPKTGAVRKIYGGLVPYGEVWRTGANEATELITEADLSIGGVSVPKGTYTLFTIPGEKGWMLIINKQTGQWGRDYDVKQDLARVDMKTEPIEIPIEQFTISFMEKGKDGATLRLDWEKTRAWVEFTAK